From a region of the Panicum virgatum strain AP13 chromosome 2K, P.virgatum_v5, whole genome shotgun sequence genome:
- the LOC120685707 gene encoding probable aquaporin PIP2-7, with protein sequence MPKEDVSIEAAAAEKAPYWDPPPAPVLDTSELGKWSLYRALIAEFVATLIFLYVSIATVIGYKAQSNNLHTCTGVGFLGVAWSFGATIFILVYCTGGVSGGHINPAVTFGLFVGRKLSLVRTVLYIVAQCLGAICGAGIVKGIVGGDIYDAYGGGANAVGSGFSVAAALGAEIAGTFVLVYTVFSATDPKRTARDSFIPVLLPLPIGLAVFVVHLATIPITGTGINPARSLGAAVMYDMAWKNHWIFWIGPAIGATAAAMYHKLVLRGEAVKALCSFRSTSATV encoded by the exons ATGCCGAAGGAGGACGTGAgcatcgaggcggcggccgccgagaAGGCGCCGTACTgggacccgccgccggcgccggtgctggaCACGAGCGAGCTGGGCAAGTGGTCGCTGTACCGCGCGCTCATCGCCGAGTTCGTGGCCACCCTCATCTTCCTCTACGTGAGCATCGCCACCGTCATCGGGTACAAGGCCCAGTCCAACAACCTCCACACGTGCACCGGCGTCGGGTTCCTCGGCGTCGCCTGGTCCTTCGGCGCCACCATCTTCATCCTCGTCTACTGCACCGGCGGCGTCTCAG GCGGGCACATCAACCCGGCCGTGACGTTCGGGCTGTTCGTGGGGCGGAAGCTGTCGCTGGTGCGCACCGTGCTGTACATCGTGGCGCAGTGCCTGGGCGCCATCTGCGGCGCGGGCATCGTGAAGGGCATCGTGGGGGGCGATATCTACGACGCctatggcggcggcgctaacGCGGTGGGCAGCGGGTTCTCCGTCGCTGCGGCCCTCGGCGCCGAGATCGCCGGCACGTTCGTCCTCGTGTACACCGTCTTCTCCGCCACCGACCCCAAGCGCACCGCGCGCGACTCCTTCATCCCG gtgctgctgccgctgccgatTGGGCTCGCGGTGTTCGTGGTGCACCTGGCgaccatccccatcaccggCACCGGCATCAACCCGGCCCGgagcctcggcgccgccgtcatGTACGACATGGCATGGAAAAACCAC TGGATCTTCTGGATTGGGCCGGCGatcggggcgacggcggcggcgatgtacCACAAGCTCGTGCTGCGCGGGGAGGCCGTCAAGGCGCTCTGCTCCTTCAGGAGCACCAGCGCCACGGTGTGA
- the LOC120695462 gene encoding uclacyanin-3-like: protein MAVFNYVPEQHDVHRVTQDAFQTCEPAANQSMGAWATGHYRVDLTVPGDYYFICNVSGHCLGGMKFAVAVAAQPPPPPSSPPALLPQPPPPPPPPPASSAAGVSWITRRRSAWPEAAGIPCLAVIGLLILA, encoded by the coding sequence ATGGCAGTGTTCAACTACGTGCCGGAGCAGCACGACGTGCACCGGGTGACCCAGGACGCGTTCCAGACGTGCGAGCCGGCGGCGAACCAGAGCATGGGCGCGTGGGCGACGGGCCACTACCGCGTCGACCTCACCGTGCCGGGGGACTACTACTTCATCTGCAACGTCTCGGGCCACTGCCTCGGGGGCATGAagttcgccgtcgccgtggcagcgcagcctcctccgccgccttctTCCCCGCCGGCCCTgttgccgcagccgccgccgccgccgccaccgccaccagcgAGCTCTGCCGCCGGCGTGTCGTGGATCACACGGCGCCGGTCCGcgtggccggaggcggcggggatCCCATGCCTCGCCGTGATCGGCCTGCTCATCCTTGCTTAG